A window of Sphingobacterium sp. SRCM116780 contains these coding sequences:
- a CDS encoding PepSY domain-containing protein gives MTLSIWRYAHLALAIVSSLFLLILSFTGVILAIDAINEKASAYQVENFNTINLAQSIPALRKVYPEIIEIAVDHNHFVSIDALDEEGNSVKAYIDPTTGAILGKITPKSQLIQWTTSLHRSLFIHETGRIIVGIVSFLLLLITISGIALILKRQQGIRNFFIKINRDFFAQYFHVVSGRLFLIPILIIALTGTYLFMARMELIKKTNEEINLPIVHQDIESKKLAEFTIFQQSKLADIEKIEFPFMEDDPEECYTIKFKDRVVTINQLDGTIVKETKYPYTAALEKLSLDIHTGRTNIIWAIILGLASLNILFFIYTGFVITCKRTKTKIKNKFKAEDAEIVLLVGSENGSTLFFANQIHKQLLADGKRSFLSAMNHYQSYPNAQHLLVFTSTYGLGTAPHNASNFENLLQKFPQEQNLSYAVIGFGSQSYPDYCAYATHIDKILEKQSWTSRFLDLHNVNDKSVPDFTAWIHHWSEKAQIALATAPALYQTKVVGLKKLQVVKKTQTCADNSTFTVLLKSKSSIKFQSGDLLAIYPANDNRERFYSIGRSDGMIRLEVKLHANGLGSNYLYQLEQNDTIQARVMSNPDFHFPKQASAVAMIANGTGIAPFLGMIKDNHKHTSIHLYAGFRHNNVLTQHYQQFTQVEIARKHLTKFNIAFSREQQSHYVMDLIKQDEAFFFELLENNGVIMICGSLHMQRDVEKVLEEILQVRNHKTLHYYKEKKQILTDCY, from the coding sequence GGAGGTATGCACATTTAGCGCTCGCCATAGTATCATCCTTGTTTTTACTCATTCTCTCCTTTACGGGAGTTATATTGGCGATAGATGCCATTAATGAAAAAGCATCAGCATACCAAGTAGAAAATTTTAATACCATCAATCTTGCGCAATCCATTCCGGCATTGCGCAAGGTTTATCCTGAAATCATTGAAATAGCCGTCGACCACAATCATTTTGTTAGTATCGATGCTTTAGATGAAGAGGGAAATAGTGTCAAAGCTTATATTGATCCGACAACAGGTGCGATTTTGGGAAAGATCACACCTAAAAGTCAATTGATACAGTGGACGACTTCTTTACACCGCTCCTTATTTATACATGAAACAGGTCGTATCATCGTTGGTATTGTCTCTTTCTTACTTCTGCTGATTACTATTAGTGGAATCGCGCTCATTCTAAAACGCCAACAAGGTATAAGGAATTTCTTTATTAAAATAAATCGTGATTTTTTCGCTCAATATTTTCATGTTGTCAGTGGTCGACTCTTCTTAATTCCTATTTTAATCATTGCGCTGACGGGAACATACTTGTTTATGGCACGCATGGAACTGATAAAAAAAACGAATGAGGAAATTAATCTCCCTATTGTTCATCAGGATATTGAAAGTAAAAAATTAGCAGAGTTTACTATATTTCAACAAAGTAAACTCGCAGATATAGAAAAAATAGAATTTCCTTTTATGGAGGATGATCCGGAAGAATGCTATACTATAAAATTTAAAGATCGGGTTGTCACCATCAATCAACTTGATGGAACGATTGTTAAAGAGACCAAATATCCTTATACAGCTGCATTAGAAAAACTGAGTCTTGATATTCATACAGGGAGAACAAATATCATATGGGCTATTATATTAGGTCTTGCTTCTTTAAACATTCTCTTTTTTATTTATACAGGTTTTGTTATTACCTGTAAACGAACCAAAACAAAGATCAAAAATAAGTTCAAAGCAGAAGATGCGGAGATTGTCTTATTGGTTGGATCAGAAAATGGCAGCACGTTATTTTTTGCAAATCAAATACATAAACAATTACTAGCAGATGGCAAACGTTCCTTCCTGTCTGCCATGAATCACTACCAGAGCTATCCAAATGCACAACATCTTTTAGTTTTTACTTCGACTTATGGTCTAGGTACAGCTCCTCATAATGCTTCAAATTTTGAAAATCTGCTTCAAAAATTCCCGCAAGAACAAAATCTCTCCTATGCTGTTATTGGATTTGGTTCTCAATCGTATCCTGATTATTGTGCCTATGCTACACATATAGACAAAATTCTTGAAAAACAAAGCTGGACTTCTCGTTTCTTAGATTTACATAATGTTAATGATAAATCAGTTCCTGATTTTACTGCATGGATCCATCATTGGAGTGAAAAGGCACAAATTGCATTAGCTACTGCTCCTGCCCTATATCAAACCAAAGTTGTCGGATTGAAAAAACTACAAGTGGTCAAAAAAACACAGACTTGTGCCGATAATTCAACTTTCACCGTGTTGTTGAAGTCAAAATCGTCAATCAAATTTCAATCTGGAGATCTTTTAGCCATCTACCCTGCTAACGACAATAGAGAGCGTTTCTATTCCATAGGACGCAGCGATGGCATGATTCGATTGGAAGTAAAGTTGCATGCAAATGGATTGGGTTCAAACTATCTATATCAATTAGAACAAAATGATACCATCCAAGCACGTGTAATGAGCAATCCCGATTTTCATTTCCCAAAACAAGCTTCTGCAGTAGCCATGATTGCAAATGGTACAGGTATAGCACCTTTTTTAGGAATGATCAAGGATAATCACAAGCATACATCGATTCATTTATATGCTGGTTTCAGACATAACAATGTGCTGACTCAACACTATCAGCAATTTACACAAGTAGAAATAGCGCGTAAACACTTAACGAAATTCAATATTGCTTTTTCAAGAGAGCAACAATCGCACTATGTGATGGATTTAATCAAACAGGATGAAGCATTCTTTTTCGAACTTTTAGAAAATAATGGTGTCATCATGATCTGTGGGTCTCTTCATATGCAAAGAGATGTCGAAAAAGTGCTAGAAGAGATTTTACAGGTTCGTAATCATAAAACGCTCCATTATTACAAAGAAAAGAAGCAAATCTTAACGGATTGTTATTAA